The Coffea arabica cultivar ET-39 chromosome 1e, Coffea Arabica ET-39 HiFi, whole genome shotgun sequence genome has a window encoding:
- the LOC113712725 gene encoding formin-like protein 1, which translates to MPPLSLLLLLLSLFSSCSTFPLSSHIIATTAPATHNRRILHQPFLPQGSLPPSQPPNPSPPAPATPKYPFSSTSNSPNNTPFFPSVPSPPPPPSPASYASFPANISSLILPQPSKSKPASSKLIAAAIAAVVAAAIVVSLAVFLHLRRKRNRRASSDAKTHRSDNSTRFHYPNATYSANGSVPKLQRPSQTSSEFLYLGTLVNSHGAIGNTSPQQNARSSTADRSTANSRKLDSPELRPLPPLSGQQNASRNHKNAEVGSAGDEEDEEFYSPRGSLGGRDSSIGTGSASRRAFAAVEVENFGRSSSASYSSSSSASGSPVRSVSLSISPPVSLSPKASRPKSPELVALQTAPSPRAPPPPPAPPISFFNAPFVDQRLSASASTSPSLSRSPSPPSSSSPERVYSRSRETSPRISNVSDQNLESPVIICSPAQQATPVSIPSPPSTVSAPPPPPPPPPTVSIPPPPPPPPPIKHWESPATPSAAAIRILTEPPAIITPLRPLSMQNPTVISPMQLPSNLEAVEKTEETIETQGRPVTENVVKDEEKNEETPKPKLKPLHWDKVRASSDREMVWDQLKSSSFKLDEEMIETLFVVKTPTQVPKETTRRPILPSPSQENRVLDPKKSQNIAILLRALNVTVDEVCEALIEGNADNLGTELLESLLKMAPTKEEERKLKEYKDDSPFKLGPAEKFLRAVLDVPFAFKRVDAMLYISSFDSEIEYLKRSFDTLEAACEELRNSRMFLKLLEAVLKTGNRMNVGTNRGDAHAFKLDTLLKLVDVKGADGKTTLLHFVVQEIIRSEGARLSSANQNHSTSVNDDVKCRKLGLQVVSGLSSELANVKKAAAMDSEVLNSDVLKLSKGIGNIAEVVRSIEAAGSEGGSSQKFSESMSGFMKMAEEEIIRIQAQESVALTLVKEITEYFHGNSAKEEAHPFRIFMVVRDFLSILDRVCKEVGMINERTTVSSAHKFPIPVNPNLQPISSAFPGRQRYSSSDDECSSP; encoded by the exons ATGCCTCCCTtatccctcctcctcctcctcctctctctcttctcctccTGCTCAACTTTTCCATTGTCCTCACATATTATTGCCACCACCGCACCTGCCACCCACAACCGCCGCATCCTTCACCAACCCTTTCTCCCGCAAGGCTCGCTCCCACCGTCACAGCCTCCTAACCCTTCACCCCCCGCCCCCGCTACCCCCAAATACCCGTTCTCTTCCACTTCCAATTCCCCCAACAACACCCCATTCTTCCCATCCGTCCCCTCCCCTCCTCCGCCGCCTTCTCCAGCCTCCTACGCCTCCTTCCCTGCTAACATCTCCTCCCTCATCCTCCCTCAGCCTTCCAAGTCCAAACCTGCCTCCTCCAAGCTCATCGCCGCCGCCATCGCAGCCGTGGTCGCTGCCGCCATTGTTGTCTCCCTCGCCGTCTTTTTGCACCTCCGCCGGAAAAGAAACCGCCGAGCTTCTAGCGATGCTAAGACCCATAGATCCGACAACAGCACTCGATTCCACTACCCCAATGCCACTTATTCCGCCAACGGAAGCGTCCCCAAGCTCCAGAGGCCATCACAGACGAGCTCCGAGTTCCTCTATCTGGGTACCTTGGTAAATTCGCATGGGGCCATTGGTAATACTAGTCCGCAGCAAAATGCGCGCAGCAGTACTGCTGATAGGAGTACTGCCAATTCCAGAAAGCTGGACTCGCCGGAGCTACGGCCATTGCCGCCGCTTAGTGGCCAGCAGAATGCAAGCCGAAACCACAAAAATGCCGAAGTGGGGTCCGCTGGGGACGAAGAAGATGAAGAGTTTTACTCTCCTAGAGGGTCTTTAGGGGGCAGGGACAGCTCGATCGGCACTGGATCGGCATCCAGGAGGGCATTTGCTGCTGTAGAAGTGGAGAATTTTGGTCGGTCGAGCTCTGCTTCGTACTCTTCTTCTAGTTCTGCCTCGGGCTCGCCGGTGAGGTCCGTTTCACTCAGCATTTCGCCTCCAGTGAGTTTGAGTCCGAAAGCCTCGAGGCCCAAGTCGCCAGAGTTGGTTGCTCTTCAGACTGCGCCTTCCCCGCGGGCTCCACCACCTCCGCCAGCACCCCCGATATCGTTTTTCAATGCCCCTTTTGTTGACCAAAGACTATCGGCATCGGCATCGACATCGCCGTCTCTGTCGCGATCTCCGTCGCCTCCTAGTTCATCATCGCCCGAAAGAGTTTATAGTCGAAGCAGGGAGACTTCCCCTAGAATCTCAAACGTATCCGATCAGAATTTGGAGTCTCCAGTGATTATTTGCAGTCCTGCTCAGCAAGCTACGCCTGTTTCCATTCCATCACCGCCTTCAACTGTTTCAGCCCCACCACCTCCTCCGCCGCCGCCTCCCACTGTTTCAATCCCACCGCCTCCGCCGCCTCCACCGCCAATTAAACACTGGGAAAGTCCCGCAACACCTTCGGCGGCAGCCATTAGGATATTAACCGAACCACCAGCTATAATAACACCTTTAAGGCCTTTATCTATGCAGAACCCAACAGTAATTTCACCTATGCAACTGCCATCAAATTTGGAGGCTGTTGAAAAGACTGAGGAGACCATCGAAACCCAGGGGCGTCCTGTTACTGAGAATGTTGTGAAAgatgaggaaaaaaatgaagagacccctaaaccaaaattgaagccATTGCATTGGGATAAAGTCAGAGCAAGTTCTGATCGCGAAATGGTGTGGGATCAACTGAAGTCCAGCTCATTCAA GTTGGACGAAGAGATGATTGAGACATTGTTTGTTGTGAAAACTCCAACTCAAGTTCCCAAGGAAACAACTCGAAGGCCAATCCTTCCCTCACCAAGCCAAGAAAATAGAGTGCTTGATCCCAAGAAGTCGCAGAATATTGCCATTTTACTGAGGGCCCTCAATGTGACGGTAGATGAAGTTTGTGAAGCTCTCATTGAAG GCAATGCAGATAATCTTGGAACTGAACTCCTTGAGAGTTTATTGAAGATGGCTCCAACAAAAGAAGAGGAACGTAAGCTGAAAGAGTATAAAGATGATTCTCCATTTAAGCTTGGGCCAGCTGAAAAATTTTTGAGGGCAGTGCTGGATGTTCCTTTCGCATTTAAAAGAGTGGATGCAATGCTCTACATCTCAAGCTTTGACTCTGAGATTGAGTACCTAAAAAGGTCATTTGACACTTTAGAG GCAGCATGTGAAGAACTGAGGAATAGCAGGATGTTTTTGAAACTTTTAGAAGCTGTGCTGAAGACAGGAAACCGTATGAATGTTGGGACTAATCGTGGTGATGCACATGCATTCAAACTTGATACGCTCCTGAAGCTTGTCGATGTGAAGGGAGCTGATGGTAAAACAACTCTCTTGCATTTTGTCGTTCAGGAGATAATAAGAAGTGAAGGTGCTCGTCTTTCTAGTGCAAACCAAAATCACAGTACCAGTGTCAATGATGATGTGAAGTGCCGGAAGCTCGGGCTTCAGGTTGTTTCGGGCCTTAGTTCAGAACTCGCAAATGTCAAGAAAGCTGCTGCTATGGATTCTGAAGTGCTCAATAGTGATGTCTTGAAGCTGTCGAAAGGAATTGGAAATATTGCTGAGGTTGTACGATCAATTGAAGCAGCAGGCTCAGAGGGGGGCAGCAGCCAGAAATTTTCTGAATCAATGAGTGGTTTCATGAAGATGGCTGAGGAGGAGATTATAAGGATTCAAGCCCAAGAAAGTGTTGCGCTGACGCTGGTGAAGGAGATCACAGAATACTTTCACGGAAACTCAGCGAAGGAAGAGGCTCATCCTTTCAGAATATTCATGGTTGTGAGAGACTTTCTATCAATTCTTGATCGGGTATGCAAGGAAGTCGGAATGATAAATGAGCGAACAACAGTTAGTTCCGCTCACAAATTTCCTATTCCAGTGAATCCTAATCTGCAGCCAATTTCCAGTGCTTTTCCCGGAAGGCAGCGGTATAGTTCTTCAGATGATGAGTGCTCTTCACCTTAG